CCGAAGCTGGCTCGTCAACCAGTAACACGAAACCCAAGGTTACGACGCTAAACCACAACGGAGTCCGAGTTTCCTAAAACGACTCGACCGCGGTTTCAAAACTGCCTCCGAAGCTACACTCGAGCAGAGGTTCAGTGCATTCGAGCCCCGGTCAGGCCTGGAAAGGGCACGGGGCCCGGAGCCCTAGAGCACGAGCCGCGCCCGCAGGCGGGAGCCCGCCGGAAGCGCCTTCCCTCCGCCCGCGGGGCAGCTCCCGGCGGCGCCCAGGGGTCAGCCCCGCCCCCGGGGTCAGCCCGCTACGCCCCGCCCCCCCGggcgtcccctcccctccccctctgcccccccctcccccgaatgcccccccccccccccccccgtcgtcagctttcccctcctccctcaccccccgcccccgacagCGGCTGGACGTGAGGCGGGGGGCGGTCCCCGGGGTCGTCTTGCTGAGGGTCATGCGTCGCCGAGCGCCGGGGATGAAGCTGCAGAGAAGCGACGCGACCCCGCGGCCCGGCCCACGCGCTGGTACCTGCTTCCCGGGCCGCTCCCGGAGGCTGCGCCGTGGGAACCGCGGCAGCACGTGGCGCCTCAGGAACGTGAAGGTTCTGGGAGGCTCTGGAAGGTTCTCTCGCGCCACGGAAGGCCGCCTTCGACGGGCCGCGCCGCCCGGAGGCGGGTTCACAAAGAGGACTCGGCCGAACCCTCTCACAGGCTCGCGTGCCGGGCCGGCCGCCCTCGCCGCCCGCTACGCGCCCCTCGGCTTCGCGCCCGCGCGCCCTCCAGGCGCCCGTCAGTCCCTCTGTCTctcgtgcgcgcgcgcgcgcgcgcccgcccgcctgcccgcccAGCTCCTGTCCGTCAACCGCGCGCTCACGCCCAGCCAGGCGGaaggggcggggcccggggcgggggcgtgCGCCCCATTGGTCGGCGGCGGGGGTGGAGCTTGGCGGCGCCGCcaggccggccccgcccccggcccgcggggagcggcggcggcggcggcggaggcggtgAGCGCGGGCTCGGGTGGGGAGGCTCGGGTGCCGACGCCGTTGGGCCGCCACGGCCTCCTCGCTCTCCGCTCGGGGCTCGGGGCCACTGCGCTGGGGAGGCCGGCCGCCCGGTGAGCCCCGCGGCCCGCGGTTGGCGGGCGGGGGCCGAGGCGGCCGGGCCGGGCCTGCGGGGGAGGAACGAACCCCCAAAGGAGGCCCTCCCCGGGGCGTTGAGCGCGGGGGGAGGGTGCCGCCGCTTTCGCCCCTTTCTCTGTTCACCGCGGCCCCTCGTCGGCTGCGTGCGCCCCCGTCCCTCCCCGGATCCCCGTCCGCAACCGCCTTCGCCCGCCGCCTGCGCCCCTCTGTGCGCGAACGAGCCCCCCTCTGCTCTCCGTGCGGAGCCAGGCCTGTGTGTCCCCTGCGGTGACGAGCGGCCCGCAGCTGTCCCCGTCCTTCCAGGGCCAGAGCAGGCGAAAGAGCGGtcatttcctcccattttatttttttttgcaactggGGGCAACTGTTCACTCCCCAAACGGGGGAGGGTTTTAAGCTTTGTTGAAATCGCTTTCCGTGCGAAGGTGGGAGGCAGGCCTTCAGCACGCAGAAGAGTTGCTCGGGAGCCACTTAGGCAGGAGCCAGAcagaccctgggggtggggggcggcggctGCATTTTATTTCCAAGAGAAGTGCGGGCGCCTCCGCGGGGACCCAGGCCAGCCATTTCTTCTTGACGCTGAGCATCTCCGCGCAGGATTACAGGGGTGACCCTCTTAACTCGGGGCGAAGCCCCAGGGACCCTTGCCCTTGAGGGTCCCGTCTGTGCTAACGTGGCCAGCTATCGCTTTTATGAACCCCTGTGCGAATCTTGTTGCAGGGGCGCATCGAGTCAGACCTTCAAGTACTTTGTGCCAAATCACTACCACCTGCCACATGAGTCTAAGTCATGACCGACGCCAAGTATGTCCTCTGCAGATGGGAAAAGCGATTATGGCCTGCAAAGGTGACAGCCGTTGTTGCGTAATTTCAGGAATTAGAAGTGACTTTTGGGTGACAAGTAAAATCTTCATCGGGAGGAAGCTAGGAGTTCTTTCGGTGAAATCATTGAGCCCGAGCACTTGGCGCTCGGATCTCTTGGCCCTGAACCTCACTCATCGCCCGGTTAATGGGGTTCTTTCTGGTCTGCTGCTTACAAGGTTACGCTTCcagaagtgtctttttttttacacttagGAAAATTAACAGACTCTGCTTTAAAAAGGCCTGTGAGGCAGTATGTAATGCCAGGAAATATCTGGAAGGGAGCCTTGTGGAAGTAAATAATGGGAGTGCCTCGGGGACACTTTCTAGCAACGCGATAGGGAGAGTGCTGCACTGCCAGGCCGGGACCCTGCTCCCCACCTGGGTCAGCCCCTGACCTCGagggccttggtttccccatctgtgaaagggCAGGATTAGACAGGAGGTTGCTGAGGTCTGGGCGGGGGGTATATTTTAAGAGTTACCGGCTGCGGCTGCGCTGCCCAGTGCTGCTTTGTGTCAACTGTTTGTTGTGTCTTAGTaacaaggattttgtttttttttttggttttgttttgttttgttttgttttttgctttatgtttttaatataggTTTTGGCCAGAACGGAGGTGGCaacaaaaaataagaggaaaaaggaattttttctaAGTGTTCAAATACTCTCCCTAGATGAAAAGTTAAGTGttgtggggtctttttttttttttaactgttatctttttttctgaatgggATTTCTTTTACTGTCCCCCTGCCAAAAAGTGAAGTAAACTCTTAAGCGCTCGTTAACTCTGTAGTTACTGTAACTGACTTGTGTTCATAATACCCTTAAGAGGCAAacgctgattttttttttttttttaacgtctgtCTGGAAATGAACATTTATACGAAGGGCTCTGTGTGAGAGAGAGCGGTACAAAAACAACAAGCAAAAATGACACGCAGGGGAAGCTCTTGTTGGGGTTCGCATGTGGATAGTTCCTTCCCGCAGATTTGCGCGTGTTTTTCTCGGAAACTCGTGTGACGGGCCCGTCAGTTTTGGTGTGTTTGCTGTTTCAGCCTGTCTGTCCAGTAAGAAGCTATTATTTAGCATTCAGACGGCAAATGCTCGGCTACGGGGCAGCCTTACTCTCCTTTGTTATCCGGTGACAGAAGAACAAAATATCGGCCAGAATGATTAAAATGCCCCGATCACGTATAATTGTGGTATTGCTGTGTCTAACGGGAGAATTCCCAATTCAGAGAGAATAAAACCTCGTCCGCTCTGGTTACAGCTTCCCCAGGTCCCCGTCCCTCTTCAGAGCCGCCTCCTAAGCTCACTTGGTCCCCAGCTCACACTTTCCCTGCGGCTGGGAAGGTAATTGAATACTCGAGTTTAAAAGGAAAGCGCATCCTTTTAAACTAAAACACACCTGCTGGGCTGTAAACAGCTTTTAGTGACGTTATCTTCTACTCTGAGAACCTAACAAAGGAGTCGTTTGTGTAGTTGAAAGTAGGATTTGCCTCATGAAAGTCacaatttgaattcatttttactCTTAAATCCAGCCAACCTTTTCTgtcttaaaagggaaaaaagcaaaaaagccaCATTCACCAGGGTCCTCACTGCCTCTAACCTCAGGCACACGAATTCCTAGTTGGCCGTGACTTTTGGTTTGAGCGCGAggttgagaaggaagaaaatgaatgtaaCTCTTTTGTCATCTGAAGGAAAACACGTTCGAAAATGTCTTCGCGGCCTTGGCTGGTAGCAGGTAACGGGCGTTTCTGTCCCCGCAGGATTGAGGTGAGGAGCACGGAAGTGGAGGCCTTGAGGGTGGCGCACATCGAACGAATCGCTTCCACGTTGGGTAAGAGCACGTCTTTAGGTAACAGAGAGACAGCGTGGGAGAACGGACAGACCCCGCTTCCCAGGGGACCCTGAgctgaaggaggagaagaaaatggaTCCACTTTCTTAAACCCTTGCAGAGTCTACCCTGGGACCGAGCCTGTTCCGGACTCCCTGCGCGGCCGTCTGCGAGCGTTGGGATCTGCTGGTCGCATCCGTGGCCTCCGGTGTACATAAGAATGAGACCCGGAGTGCGTTTGCCTCCGTGAGGAGAGGGGGGAAGACGCGTCCTTtctcctcccgcccccgccccataGCAAGACTGCAGAAACGGTCTTGGCGCTGCTCTTTTGTCTGCCCGGGGGTTGAGAGCAGTGGATTGCGTATTTACATTCCCTAGCTGGGCTCCGGGGAGAAAGGACTATGTGACCAGCATCACTGTGGGACGCCCCCCCGTGTGCCAGTGCCCTCCTGGGTGGGGGCGAGGCCCACCCCTTCGCCTTTCCTAGGTGGGAGCACCCGAGCCTCGCGGTGCTGGGGCTGAGTGCCCGCTCGCCTGGTGGCCACTCGGCAGACCAAGCAGAAGTGCTTTCTGTCGCCTTGGAGTGGGGGCACGCACCCCCTATACCGAGAGCCGTTGGTCTTGTGAAAAGGCTGACCGGGAGTCCTTCCAGGGGTGTTTATGAAATAGGATCTATTTTCCTGTCGTTGGAAAAACCGCTTTTGTTCAAAGCGGCGTCCACTGGGCACATCTTAGGTGGCGTTGGCCATCACCTCTCGGACGCTCCTCGTCACTTGTTCCAATCATGTCGGGGGCCGGTTATTCGTAGGAGCCTTTAATATTCAACAGGGAAAAGTACCGTGCCAATAGGTGTTGTGCCCGCTGAGTTGTGACATCGCATCCGTCATCTTGTTCAAATAAGCAGTCCGGGTCTGTGTGGcggaatgaataaacaaaactgttGCAGCCGGGAGGTCAGGCTACAATCTCAAGGCTCGTGATGCTCGTTTCTGGCTTTGAAATGCTTTGCAAAGAAGTATGGAAAACCTACCAGCCCACAATGGGTCCCTTTCACGGGCGCCACCCAAGAATTCGGTGCTGGCGAGTTCTTTATGGGGTTGGCGAGGGTTTTTCTTGACCTGATTGAATTTGCAGTTGTGAGGCTGAGCCAATTCGGGAAGCAGGAAGCGTCTGAGTAGCTGGCTGCATTGTTTGGTGACCTGGAGGGATTTAACTTTGTAAGCCACGCAGGTTAGGGTCAGTCAGGTTGTTTTTGGAAAAgcagaccacccccccccccccccccccccgcggccccaAACAATAGCTGTTGTTTTGTGGCCTTGTCCCCCTTTGGGGAAGATGtggctgaggaggggcagaccTCCCTTCAGGTGTGAAAGCCACCGAGGACCTTGGAGGACCTTGGGTGACCGGTGGCTTGGTCGTCACCAGGCTTTGTCTGCTTCCCGTTCTTGCAGCCTCCCAGAATGAGGTTCCTGCTGAACCCCTAGAGGAGCTGGCCTACAGACGCTCGCTTCGAGTGGCCCTGGATGTTTTGAACGAGAGCACAGGTCTGCCTCAAGAAAGCCCTTCTAGGGAAGAAAGAACTGCTCTGTGTTCACGAGAGAAGCCCATGGAACTGGCCTCCTTGCTCTGTGGCCCTGCCTCTTCCTGCGTCCAGGAGGCTGTGCCGGGCAGATCTGGACCCGAGAGGAGGGAACGTGTCCACCCGAGGCTGTCAGGTTCCCCCACTTGTCAAAAGGACCCCAAGTGCAAGGTGGACCACAAGAAGGAGCTCAGGAAGAGTGGAAGCCCACAAGCCTTGGTAGTCCCGCCAGCCAGAGGTGGTTCTCAGCATGGTAGTGGGTCGAGAACGTGCTGTGCAAGTCGGACAACCCCTAGCAAAAGGGGAAGAAGTTCAGGTCGGGAGCCCACTGTGGGTCAGAGTGCCCCTTCCCTCTCGGAGGGAGACGACGAAGAAAGCCGCCTGCCAGCCCCCCGCTCACCTCCCACAGTGAAGGAGGAGGGTCTCTGGGCCAAAGGACGAGACCCCAGCTTACCTTTGCCTGGCCCCAccgggcccccagccccagggcgcCCAGCCTGCCCGGATGCCCAAGGCCTCCCTGCCAAGCGGCCTTGCCCCGATAGTGGCCAGAGGCCACCCGCGGCTCGGCTGGAGCCGGGGGCAGTGGCGTCCCCCAGGCAGGGGCCCGGGAGATGCAGAGCTCTGCCCGGCGCTGCCAGACTCCACCTGCCTGCCCCCCGGGCATCCACGGAGGAGACGGGAGATCCTCGAGTCCTCGTGGAGGAAGCTAAAGGTCTGTGGCCGAGAATCGCCTTGTGCTGGCAGAGGGCGGATTGGGGTTCTCCCGCGGTCCGTGCGGGGCCGGCTCCGGCTCCTGGTGTATTTCTAACTAGAGCTTAAGGAGAGCAGATCAGAATGCAGGGCAGATGTTTCCTGGTTCCTGTTGAGGTGGTCTTTCCCATCGGGTTGTAACTAGCCCAGCGCCTCCCAAATccctgtgtttttggttttgttttgagcCGGAGAGGGGACGGGTCACTGGAGGCCGGGCCTGGTGCTTGAGGGACGCTGTGGCCGCACCCCGCACGCTCTCTGATGCTGAAACCTGCAGGAGCCGGTCCCGTTGAACGGGCGAGAACCTCAGAAGTGATTAACTCAGAACgctttcaacctttttttttttttttttttaaacgcttatttgtttttgagagagagaaagcggggaaggggcagtagagagggagacacaatccaaagcagggtccgtgctgtcagcagagagcctgacgtggggctcgaacccacgaactgtgagatcgtgacctgagccaaagtcggacacttaatccactgagccacccaggcacccccaggctccTGACTTTTTAAGAATCCCTATGGAGAcacacttctgtgtgtgtgtgtgtgtgtgtgtgtgtgtgtgcagtcaCGCACCGTGGCTCCTTCCGGTCTTTTCCGTTGCGGTATCCCACTGATTTCTGCGTGGTTCGGTACCTCGAGATCCCCTGGCTGCACACTCGGGTTTCTGCTGTGAGTTTAAACTCGGCGAGGCCGTGTCCCAGCGCCTACGGGGGCCGCGGGGAGGTGCGCTGCACCCCTCTCCCTGTGACCCTGCGTTCTCCCGGCCCCTGTTTGTTCGCCTTGCCGGAGCTCGCTGCTTTGTGTGCCGGCCGTTCTCGGAGACCagagccctctcccctccctcggtctctctgcctctcccccaccccctttccctctcgtttgtttttctttggaacGTACGTTAGTCAAAGCGAGCCCTGTTTGAATCCGGCAAGGTGAACACGTGCGTGACGCGGGACCTTTTGCTTTTGCGTTTACGGTCTCGTATCACGACGCGGTTTCTGGGGCTGAGTTCCTGGAACGGTAGAGATGAAAGTAAGTAACCTGATGCCATTGGCAGCCCGTCCGACTTCGGGGGAGTCCGTGGAGCGTGCGCCCATCCGTTCCGTTCTGGACGAGGAGGAGGACGAAGAGGAGCCCCCCCGCATCCTGTTGTACCACGGTAAGGTGCGGGGCGCCGGGGCTGACGGCCCCCGGCCAGTTCAGTTTCCTCCTGCTGCACTGACCGCTTCGGAAGCTTCAGAAGTGCCGCGTTCTGCGCGCTCTGTCTTGACGGGGATCACCACACAAAGGGGAGGGCGACTCCCTGGGAGGAGACGGGCCAGCCCTCCCTGCCGCCTCGCTGCTTCCTTTCTGTGTCGTCCCGTCCCCTCCGTGGGAAGGAAGGACAGCCAAGTGGAGAGAGCGGTCCGTCGCCACTCTTGGGGGGGTGGCCCGGTGCCGCCCGCGGACCTTTGGGGATGGCGTTTGCACGCGTGTCCGGAGACGCAGGGTCTCCGGCCCGGGGCCCCTCCCACACGTGCCGCGGGCCCCCGGCGAACATGCGTGCGGGGAGGTGCCCTGGCCCCCTGTGGAAGGGTGGGAGGCGCGGACCTGGATCCTGAACCAGCGACCGACAGCACGTTAGTCTGTTTCCTGGAGGAAATCGTTCAGAACGAATTTTCTGTTTAGACTTACTCCTGAGCTATCCGTTTGAACGTAGTCCGATATTGTTTAGCCTTTTCGTCATGAAATACATAGATTCACAAGATGTCGCAGAAAGAGTACAGTGTGGGGGAACCCCTCCTTCAAGGGTCGCCCCCACCGTACCCCGGGAGGCCACCGTGCCGGTCGCGCTCTTAAGACTCGGCTCTTTTCCCCAGACATGCCCCGTTCCGTGCGGGTTTCCTTTTTGTAACTTGTTGACCGGACACGCTTTATGTTTCTGCGTGGTCTTCCCATGACCCTATATGGCAACGATTTGTTACTTACTGAGCCCTCCCCCACCTTCAGTTATCTAGATAGTTCCACCATGGGGGCTGCAGCCTGCAGGGCACAAACCTCTGGGAGGTAGCTCTGTGTAGGCTTGGCTCccgggagcagggagcagggcagagctCACCGGGCCGGAGAAGGGACACTGGGCCTTCTTCCTCAAAGGCGTTTTCCTCTCGGTCGCGGCCGGCGGAGGGGGTTGCTGGGTCCCCACAGCCCCGAGAAGCCGCCGCGCTTGTTCTCGGCCCTGTTTTGTGCTTCCACCTGGTTTGGTCttctccccgtcccccccccccccggcagccTGATGTCCTTCTGGGTGTTTCCCGAGACCTGTTTGTCCTCCCGGGGCCCTGATGGTTCTCTCAGAAACTGGGTGCTTCTCGCCAGATGGATGCCAGGCGTCCGCTCGCCTGCCGGCCGTGCTCCTGTGGCTGCGCCCGCTGGTCGCCGGGGCGGCTCCCCAGGCAGGGAAGGGCGGCCTCGTGTCTGCGGGGTTTTGTGACCTGATTGTCTCAGTTCCAACTGTGATTCTGTTCTGCAGTGTGGTGGTTTGGGGCCGGAAATCCTGTCAAACTTTGTTCACAGACACGGAGTTAGCGAATGATGATTTCGGCGattccttttgggtttttttattttttattttttgctttttaagagtCCCGTTTTTCAGACTGATGAGCTTCCTAGGAATCTGGTTCTCGCGTTGGGGTTTCTGTGCcacgctttttaaaaaatgttctactttggaagaatttgagattCACAGGCAAGTGGCAAAGGTAGTACTGAGTGCCCCCTGCCTGGCACCTTCCCGCGTCACCACCTGCGTGACCAGGCGTATCGTCCCGTGAAGACACCAGCTCTTAACCACAGGGTGTGCTCACGACGGGCCCTTGGATGCCGTCCCAGCCGCTGGGGTCTCTGTCCGGAGTTGGGGCGCGTCAGATTCAGGCCAAGTCCCAACAATTGTTTTCTCTTAAGTTGTTGAATTTGGTGCATGACCGGGAGCTGACTTAAtgttctttttgcctttgtttctttttaattctagaaCCACGCTCCTTTGAAGTAGGAATGCTGGTCTGGCTGAAACACCAGAAGTACCCCTTCTGGCCAGCAGTGGTGAGCATGGGGCCGGCTCCGGGGGCCGCCGCGGCAACCCCCACCCTTCGGCTCACTCGCGCTCTGCTGTTGTCATTTGGACGCCGGCAGATATTTTCCCCGGGGAAAACCGATGGGCATATAATTATGAGCAAGGTTTCTGGAGACGTTTGCTTGAGTAAGGGGTGTTTGATCATTTGGGCGCAGTTGAGTGTGAGGGTCCTGGGCCCAATCTCTGCCGGGCAGGCTCAGGAAAACCTGCCTGGAAGGAGGTCTGCGATTTGCTCATTTCTGACGTTGTGCGCTTGAAACCTTTCCCCCGCGGGAGCGTTGAGCTGGGTGAGGTTTTGGGGCAGGGGCCGGTTGCGCACGTGCAGTGACTGAGCCCCAGCGCAGCAAACTCCTGGCTTTCTCCGGGCCGGGACTCTGCAGGCTGTCCGTTTATTTTTTGGGCAAAGGTAACATCCTGGCTGTCAGCCCCTCCATCCCGTATCCTCCTCTGTTTCCCTGCGGTGTGGACAGGACCCTGCAATGCTGGCTGTAGTTCTTTAACTCGCGGTCAGAGACAGTGACGTGTAATAAGGAAGACGTTTGCCGGAGTCGGGAGACACTCCTGTTGCTGCGAGGCTGGCCTCCGTGGATGGGGCTGACTGGCCGTAGCAGCAAGTGTGGTTCGCATATGGGCAGAACGTGTGGCTTGAGCACAGGCTCAggtagaaggggtggggggtggccctCGGGTCAGCGTCTGGTCACAGTTGTGGGGAGTCGTCGATCGGGGCCCCTCGGCTCACTTTCAGCACTCGCGTGCCCCTTGCGATTGGCACCTTTTCCCGGCCCTCCTCCTTTTCGCCAGGGCCCTGGGGGCCCCGCTGGGGAGCGGATCTCCAAGCTCACAGGTTCCTGGGGTGCGCCCTTGGTTTATGGCTGAGCCGGGGACCCGGAGGGgtgccgggggggtggggaggctggccAGAGTCAGGCACCCTGCTTCCCTGTGTCCTCGGCTGGTTGCCACTCTCTCTAGTCACGTTTCTCGTACTGAAAATGAGGAAGAGCTTGCCCTGCTGAGGCAGGGAAGGGTCCACGTGTCACACACACAGGTGGTCAGAAGCAGTGGGCTTCGCGCTCTGTgtcacaaaagaaaaggaagcaaagccCGCGTGGTCCTGCTCCACTGTGAGCGCTGACGGCAGTGCACGAAGCAGCCGGGCGGTGTTTGAGCGTGTCCCACGCGGACTTTGTCCATTCTCCCAGCCGGCCACGTTCCTGGCCACGCGCCGCTCATGCCCATCTGCACAACGGAAACGTGTCAAGAGCGTATTTCAGACCTGTGCCTTCTTCTGGGTTCTTGATGCTTTGTTTTCTCGGATTTGCCAACAGGTCAAGAGCATCCGGCGAAGGGAGAAGAAAGCCAGCGTGCTCTTCATTGAGGGGCACATGGACCCGAAAGGGAGAGGGTAAcccagctctctgctctctgtaGATAGTTCCCCGGTGAAGGCCTGGCCACTCGGGGGCACtgaggtcggggggggggggggggggggggccctgtgATCCAGCTCCCGGGGAAAGAATCCAGACAGAGGGACCGGTCAGAGGTCCAGTTGTCCGTGCTCTATCTGCCGGCTCTGAAGTGAGGCCCGGACGCCCCTTGGATCCTGCCATTCCCCACAAACCGTACTGTGACTCGGGCGGGTGCTGTGAGCGGCGGCCTGCCTCCCCGATTTCCGCCATTTGCTTGGTTGTCTGGTCACCCTCTACTGGTCCTCTGTCCGGGATGAAAATGCACACGAACATCCCCTTCTGCTCAAAGGGCACTTCAGAAACACGTTTTGGAGGCAAACACGTAGAGCTGGCCTCTGACCCTCTGGCCCTGGGTTGCTGCCTCCGCCTCCCGTGGGCATCCTCGGCTGTGTCCCCTAGGGGTCCTCTCGGGGCCTGCCGGTCACCTCCGGGCCTGTGTCTGAGGGGCTTCCTCGGGCAGCCCGGAGAGCGATGGCCTTCGATCAGGAAGCCGGAGCTGGCAGAGGCCCCCGTGGCCCTGACTGGTTtcagcagaggaaagggagacGTTTTCTCATGTCGGGAGGCCAGGTTCCTTCGTGTTAAGCTTTGCTCGTCTGCTTCTAGCATCACCGTGTCTCTCCGGAGATTGAAGCACTTTGACTGCAAAGAGAAACAGGAACTTCTGGTAGGTGGATTGTCGGTGTTCCTATAAATGACTTCCTTGGCGGCTGGTGGCTCTGCTCCCCGTGTGATCTGGTCCGCGGCGCTGTGCCTGGTGGGGACCACGGTCCCGGGGGAGGTTGCCAGCCGTCCCCTCGTCGTACAGGTGGGGCTTTGGCGCAGAGGACAGTTTGCCCGGTTCGAGGCCGGCCCCTTCTGCGGGCCGTCGTGCAGAGACCGCCCGTGTGACAGAGACCGTGACGGTGCCCCACAGGGGCTTCCTGGGCTTCCCGGTGGCCGAGACCCCGCGCCGAAGCGCCGTGGTCGACTCTTGATTGTACAATGAGCCCACGAGCCACATGTCCATAGAACACGTGGTCTGTTTGACTCTGAGACGCCAGCTTTCAAAACGCGAGGCTGGCTGGGGAGCGGGGGGTAGAGGCCTGCCGGCCTCCCTCGGGTGCCGGTCTTTTCCCAGCCTGGGGAGCGGCTTCCTGGAGTTCAGGTCACGGTGAAGCCTCCTGTAGGGGGAGCGGCTTGTCCCTGCTGTTTGCCAGGATTTCCCGGGGCCTCAAGGGTGGAGGCCCCCCAGGGGTTGTGTGGTTCTGAGGACTGTGGGTGGCGTCTGGAAGGTGgcacccttctcctcctcctcctcccgctgATGGGCGTATGTCTGTGCCGTGGCCCTGCCGTCCGTCTGTCTCGTCTGCTGTGACCTCACTTTGGCCCCTGAGCAGCAGCCTGCGCTGGGCTTCCTGTCCCTGTCAGGGTGCCCGTCGGCGGGGTCTCTTTCTCTAAGGGGGCCTGCCGTGGCCTCAGGACCTTCCACGCCCCCTGAAACACAGTCTCCCGTCGGGGCTCTGGGAGCTTTCCCAGGGCAGAGGAGTTGGAGAGGAGGACAGGAGTCTTGCTTTGAGGTCTGCGTGCTCTCACCACGTGAAGAATTGTGTTTTGTGACAGAGATGGCGCGTGGCCTCACGTGATCCAGACGCTGGGGTGGTGTCTGTTCCCTGTCTTCCTGCTGACCTGTGGGGTGGGAGCACGGGGTCTCCGAGAGGCCGGTGTGGCCGAAGGAGCGCCCCCTCCTGGAGCGACTCTTTGCACCGCTTTGGTCCTGGTGTCAAGGCCACGGGCCGTGCCCTGTGCTTCCCTGATGAGCGCCCGCTGTCCCCGGGGCCGCTCAGCAAGCCCAGCCgagcccagagccccctccctCCAGAGCCGCCTGCGCTGCCTCTGTCCCACAGGAGGAGGCCGGGCTGAGGTGGCCCGGGAGGTGGAGCTCAGGTAGTGGGTCCCCGTCCCGGCTCAGGGGTCCTCGGTTTGCAGGCGAAAACCTCGAGGCCTAGGCGGGCGCcccgcgcgcccccccccccccccccggtggccAAGTGTCCTTCCTCCTCGGGCGGCCCTGCTTCCGACGGAAGGGTTTACGTTGTGTGACTTTCAAGTCTTGCCTGTGTGAGGGTGACGCCAGCCGCGTGTGGGGGCGTCCGCCTCTGTCCCGTAGAGTCCCCAGCTCTCCTGTCCGGAAGTGCTCAGCTCACACGTGACCCCTTTCCGAGCAGCTCGGGCCCCAGACCTGGGCCTCCGTGTGCATTGCCGCACCCGGCATGCGTCTGCTGACCGGACGCGGGAGCCGGGGCGTGGAGACGGGCGCAGGAGCCCCCGTGGCCTCCCGCTCACGTCTGCGTTCGGGCCTTGTCGTTGCAGAACGAAGCCAAGGAGGACTTCGACCAGGCCATCGGCTGGTGCGTCTCCCTGATCACGGACTACAGGGTCCGGCTCGGTAGGTGGGCCCGCGAGCCCTCAGACAGAGGGGCGGCCTGGGCGCCGGGGCGCAGGCCTGCTTCCGTGGGTTCCCTGCCTGGGCCCGGGGCAGCCCCGTCCCCGGCAGAGGCGAGGGCCAAGCCGCTAGGTGTGGACGGGAGGTGGAGAGCTGGCTTCCGTGTGTCCCGGGTTCTGTTGTTGGGAGTCTAGACGGCGGCCCTTCTGGGCACCCCCTGCGCCATGAGGCACCCTGACGGCAGTGCTGGGTTCCGTCAGCTGGAAGCGGTCTGGGCGGTGCCGACGCGACGCAGGTGTCCTGACCCAGCCACCCTGGGGCATTTCCAGAGCCGCCTCTGACGGTGACCGggctccccccctgccccctctgcaGGCTGTGGCTCTTTTGCTGGCTCCTTCCTGGAATATTACGCGGCTGATATAAGTAAGTCCGCCGACTCCTCTTCAGGGCCGCGAAGCAGCTGTCTTCGGTGTCTGAAGCTCGGGAGGGGATGTCTGGGTGGAGGCCGTGC
The Panthera uncia isolate 11264 chromosome A2, Puncia_PCG_1.0, whole genome shotgun sequence genome window above contains:
- the PWWP3A gene encoding PWWP domain-containing DNA repair factor 3A isoform X6 codes for the protein MTDAKYVLCRWEKRLWPAKVLARTEVATKNKRKKEFFLSVQILSLDEKKTRSKMSSRPWLVAGNGRFCPRRIEVRSTEVEALRVAHIERIASTLESTLGPSLFRTPCAAVCERWDLLVASVASGVHKNETRTSQNEVPAEPLEELAYRRSLRVALDVLNESTGLPQESPSREERTALCSREKPMELASLLCGPASSCVQEAVPGRSGPERRERVHPRLSGSPTCQKDPKCKVDHKKELRKSGSPQALVVPPARGGSQHGSGSRTCCASRTTPSKRGRSSGREPTVGQSAPSLSEGDDEESRLPAPRSPPTVKEEGLWAKGRDPSLPLPGPTGPPAPGRPACPDAQGLPAKRPCPDSGQRPPAARLEPGAVASPRQGPGRCRALPGAARLHLPAPRASTEETGDPRVLVEEAKARPTSGESVERAPIRSVLDEEEDEEEPPRILLYHEPRSFEVGMLVWLKHQKYPFWPAVVKSIRRREKKASVLFIEGHMDPKGRGITVSLRRLKHFDCKEKQELLNEAKEDFDQAIGWCVSLITDYRVRLGCGSFAGSFLEYYAADISYPVRKSIQQDVLGTRFPQLSKGDPEEPVTGSPQGRRRPRRKVLPDRSRAARDRANQKLVEYIVKARGAEGHLRAILRNRKPSRWLKTFLNSGQYVTCVETYLEDEEQLDLVVKYLQGVYQETGSRALARINADRIRFVLDVLLPE
- the PWWP3A gene encoding PWWP domain-containing DNA repair factor 3A isoform X3 codes for the protein MTDAKYVLCRWEKRLWPAKVLARTEVATKNKRKKEFFLSVQILSLDEKKTRSKMSSRPWLVAGNGRFCPRRIEVRSTEVEALRVAHIERIASTLASQNEVPAEPLEELAYRRSLRVALDVLNESTGLPQESPSREERTALCSREKPMELASLLCGPASSCVQEAVPGRSGPERRERVHPRLSGSPTCQKDPKCKVDHKKELRKSGSPQALVVPPARGGSQHGSGSRTCCASRTTPSKRGRSSGREPTVGQSAPSLSEGDDEESRLPAPRSPPTVKEEGLWAKGRDPSLPLPGPTGPPAPGRPACPDAQGLPAKRPCPDSGQRPPAARLEPGAVASPRQGPGRCRALPGAARLHLPAPRASTEETGDPRVLVEEAKARPTSGESVERAPIRSVLDEEEDEEEPPRILLYHEPRSFEVGMLVWLKHQKYPFWPAVVKSIRRREKKASVLFIEGHMDPKGRGITVSLRRLKHFDCKEKQELLNEAKEDFDQAIGWCVSLITDYRVRLGCGSFAGSFLEYYAADISYPVRKSIQQDVLGTRFPQLSKGDPEEPVTGSPQGRRRPRRKVLPDRSRAARDRANQKLVEYIVKARGAEGHLRAILRNRKPSRWLKTFLNSGQYVTCVETYLEDEEQLDLVVKYLQGVYQETGSRALARINADRIRFVLDVLLPEAIICAIAAVDAVDYETAEAKYLRGPSLSYREKEMFDNQLLEERSQRC